One genomic region from Kiritimatiellia bacterium encodes:
- a CDS encoding transporter, protein MKERVKVGLLAAGLMATAAVSFAARPLIIDDADPLDTGNGKIEAGFWHEKNGGCKNWDWPIGLGCGLVPGLEVNLGLGGTLQQMAEIDENGAECIKSENGLGDLTLNAKWQFLEESKWIPRQAIVPAVKFPTANKDTGLGSGKIDYDLTWIASKSFTDKAGGHLNLGYSFIGAPADEDVGDIIHYGAALDYRLIDPLQWVGEIYAEKELMSGTDHIIMFNTGLRWFPLDGLMIDVAAGSHISSAGPDLTTAAGLTWEFGIWKRKDK, encoded by the coding sequence GTGAAAGAGAGAGTAAAAGTCGGGCTTCTGGCCGCCGGCCTGATGGCAACAGCGGCCGTTTCGTTCGCAGCGCGTCCGTTGATCATTGACGATGCCGATCCGCTCGATACCGGCAACGGCAAGATTGAAGCCGGGTTCTGGCACGAGAAAAACGGCGGCTGCAAGAACTGGGATTGGCCCATCGGTTTGGGGTGCGGCCTTGTTCCCGGCCTGGAGGTGAACCTCGGCCTGGGCGGCACGTTACAGCAAATGGCGGAAATTGATGAAAACGGAGCCGAGTGCATCAAAAGCGAAAACGGCCTGGGCGACCTGACCCTCAACGCAAAATGGCAGTTTCTGGAAGAATCAAAATGGATCCCCCGCCAGGCAATTGTGCCGGCCGTCAAATTTCCCACGGCCAATAAGGATACGGGCTTGGGCAGCGGCAAGATTGATTACGATCTCACCTGGATAGCTTCAAAATCATTCACGGATAAAGCAGGCGGACATCTCAATCTCGGATATTCATTTATCGGCGCGCCGGCGGACGAAGATGTGGGCGACATCATTCATTACGGCGCGGCCCTTGATTATCGGCTCATTGATCCGCTCCAGTGGGTGGGCGAAATATACGCGGAAAAAGAGTTGATGAGCGGAACCGACCACATCATAATGTTCAATACCGGTCTGCGCTGGTTCCCGCTGGACGGTCTCATGATTGACGTTGCGGCAGGATCGCATATCAGCAGCGCCGGCCCTGACCTTACCACCGCGGCCGGCCTGACATGGGAGTTTGGAATTTGGAAGCGAAAGGACAAATAG
- a CDS encoding FHA domain-containing protein — MAAERPVHLIVEKGPDQGKEISIRPEGARIGRSSHNDVVLKDPVMSRYHCRLFFKPNEGLWVEDLGSANKTLLNSAPVHMARMRPGDQLALGDTVLKVVGDEYPSSSAAQLFGASESESFAGRPEGPLRQAAGKNRKKLLAFLLAVVVVAAALALIVHFQGLSAPGTENGAAKNGQVEKLEIYYEKIQASPKNIFRYELELKNDELSVQIDDLANKRHIAKNQHKKIDRDLIASLGDTLLQSDFNSLNEVHRGSTEEVYDLLDLTITFGRKTRRVQVFNTIEPEQFQQAREAIEEFAQNEIGLAALALTREKLLELAGDSARLGRQLYEQREVKRENLSLAIRALKEAEWYLETVEPKPDYYADAVVLRRECERELEENYKNHLFLAERAVKLRDWNDAAVNLRILMEKIPDRSDERHRNVRKKLIDVERHLKSK; from the coding sequence ATGGCGGCAGAACGTCCAGTTCATCTCATTGTTGAAAAAGGCCCCGACCAGGGGAAGGAAATATCAATCCGGCCGGAGGGGGCGCGCATTGGGCGTTCAAGCCACAATGATGTTGTGCTTAAAGACCCGGTCATGTCCCGTTACCACTGCCGGCTTTTTTTCAAGCCGAATGAAGGATTATGGGTTGAAGACCTCGGCAGCGCCAATAAAACCCTTTTAAATTCAGCGCCCGTTCATATGGCCCGTATGCGGCCGGGCGACCAGCTGGCGCTCGGCGACACCGTGCTGAAAGTGGTCGGCGATGAATATCCGTCATCTTCCGCCGCCCAGCTTTTCGGCGCTTCCGAATCCGAATCTTTTGCCGGCCGGCCGGAGGGTCCGTTGCGCCAGGCCGCTGGAAAAAACAGGAAAAAACTGCTGGCTTTTCTGCTGGCGGTTGTTGTCGTTGCCGCGGCGCTGGCCCTGATCGTGCATTTCCAGGGGTTGTCCGCGCCCGGGACGGAAAATGGCGCGGCGAAAAACGGGCAGGTTGAAAAGCTTGAAATTTATTATGAGAAAATCCAAGCCAGCCCCAAAAACATATTCCGCTACGAACTGGAATTGAAAAATGACGAGCTTTCCGTCCAGATTGACGACCTTGCCAACAAGAGGCATATCGCTAAAAACCAGCACAAAAAGATTGATCGGGACCTGATCGCCTCTCTTGGCGACACGCTCCTGCAGTCGGATTTCAACAGTCTCAATGAAGTCCACCGCGGCAGCACCGAGGAGGTTTATGACCTCCTGGACCTGACGATTACTTTCGGCAGAAAAACCCGGCGCGTGCAAGTTTTTAACACCATTGAGCCTGAACAATTCCAGCAGGCCCGCGAGGCGATTGAGGAATTTGCCCAGAATGAAATCGGCCTGGCCGCCCTGGCCCTGACCAGGGAAAAACTGCTTGAACTGGCCGGGGATTCCGCCCGGCTCGGCCGCCAGCTTTATGAGCAACGCGAGGTAAAACGCGAAAATCTTTCCCTTGCCATCCGCGCCTTGAAGGAGGCCGAGTGGTACCTGGAAACCGTTGAGCCCAAGCCGGACTACTATGCCGACGCCGTCGTCCTGCGCCGGGAATGCGAGCGGGAGCTGGAAGAGAATTACAAGAATCATCTTTTCCTGGCCGAAAGGGCCGTAAAATTAAGGGACTGGAATGATGCGGCCGTGAATCTGCGCATTCTCATGGAGAAAATACCCGATCGTTCCGACGAACGTCACCGGAATGTCCGCAAAAAACTGATTGATGTTGAACGGCATCTGAAGAGCAAATGA
- a CDS encoding PEGA domain-containing protein — protein sequence MTPAKPGQIYVTTDPSGATLLCDSASCGSTPATVVPAAAGEHLLVVRKPGYRETRATVTTRSGERLAVELKLEELKGLVLVHTVPAGAEVELEGVSVGRTPLLLTDIPLGRKRLQIGLPGYLSKSVNLNIDDRTPVKVDVNLTPDSAELFVESAPTGSVVSVDGLSVGKTPLTLKKVKTGKHTVEIALKGYSPFRHEVALQAGEKQKISAHLSPLPGKLTVLSSPPGARVYLNNQFKAETPFTGTNIPARRYVVRVELRGHDPQTVSNEVVSGEETILEFQMVKSSGTILISTFPPEINVYLDGEFRGATKGRPGEQISDQMQIDFVPRGRHQLQFTGKGYYDVQRSVDIMPKQTIILHEKLAMRPVPFVPNVLIRTGDKPEQTFRGVIRERYASGDVKVEIEAGIFKTFSSDEIISVEPIP from the coding sequence TTGACGCCGGCCAAACCCGGCCAGATATATGTTACCACCGATCCCTCCGGCGCAACTTTGTTGTGCGATTCCGCCAGTTGCGGCAGCACCCCGGCCACGGTCGTTCCGGCTGCCGCCGGCGAGCATCTGCTGGTTGTCCGCAAGCCGGGGTACCGCGAGACGCGCGCGACCGTGACCACCAGGTCCGGCGAAAGGCTGGCCGTGGAGCTTAAGCTTGAAGAATTGAAAGGCCTGGTCCTCGTGCACACGGTTCCCGCGGGGGCCGAAGTTGAGCTGGAAGGCGTCAGCGTCGGCCGGACGCCTCTGCTTCTCACCGATATCCCGCTGGGCCGGAAACGCCTGCAAATCGGCCTGCCGGGCTATCTGTCCAAGTCCGTTAATTTAAACATTGATGACCGCACGCCGGTCAAGGTTGATGTTAATCTTACCCCGGATTCGGCCGAACTTTTTGTGGAATCCGCGCCGACCGGTTCCGTGGTTTCCGTGGACGGCTTAAGCGTCGGCAAGACTCCGTTGACGCTTAAAAAGGTGAAGACCGGGAAACACACGGTGGAAATCGCCCTGAAGGGGTATTCGCCGTTTCGGCACGAGGTTGCGCTCCAAGCCGGCGAGAAGCAGAAAATATCCGCGCACCTCAGTCCTTTGCCGGGAAAATTGACGGTGCTTTCCAGTCCCCCCGGGGCGCGGGTCTATTTGAATAATCAGTTTAAGGCCGAAACGCCCTTTACCGGCACTAATATTCCCGCGCGCCGTTATGTTGTGCGGGTTGAACTGCGGGGGCACGACCCGCAGACCGTCAGCAACGAGGTCGTTTCAGGCGAGGAAACCATCCTGGAGTTTCAGATGGTCAAATCCAGCGGCACCATCCTCATTTCCACTTTTCCGCCGGAGATAAATGTCTATCTGGACGGTGAATTTCGCGGCGCAACCAAGGGGCGTCCCGGCGAACAAATATCGGACCAGATGCAGATTGATTTCGTGCCGCGGGGCCGGCACCAGCTGCAGTTCACCGGCAAAGGGTATTACGACGTGCAGCGCTCCGTGGATATCATGCCGAAGCAGACGATTATTCTCCACGAAAAACTTGCCATGCGTCCGGTGCCGTTCGTTCCCAATGTGCTCATCCGCACCGGCGACAAGCCGGAACAGACTTTCCGGGGTGTTATCCGCGAAAGATACGCCAGCGGCGATGTAAAGGTGGAAATTGAAGCGGGGATTTTCAAGACATTTTCCAGCGATGAAATCATCTCTGTGGAACCCATTCCCTGA
- a CDS encoding competence/damage-inducible protein A has product MRAVILSIGDELVLGQTADTNAAWIAARLVACGIAPEYHQAVRDDQDAIIEAVKNAAGKAELIIVSGGLGPTPDDLTRQAMAAAGEAPLVLHAPSLKKLEKTFKTRGWKMTANNRIQAMFPQNAIVLDNPVGTAPGFGMPLGKAKIMVMPGVPKEMKAMFARHIAPVIMSKKRSGVQTMKLNVFGMGESMAAAKLGELMRRDRNPLVGTTVSAGIISIRIRGVFKNAAKGRQAMRGTADKIRRLLGRAVFSEGDESLPEAVGKMLAAARKTVATAESCTAGMLAAMLTETPGASRYFTGGWIVYANRMKTENLGVPEELILGNGAVSAAVAKKMAGGALLKSGADYALAITGIAGPDGGAPRKKVGTVWIALAERKSGGIHAEKSLFPGDRAMVRDRAAKTALNMLRLNILSGLREWVPQR; this is encoded by the coding sequence ATGCGGGCAGTCATACTTTCCATCGGAGACGAACTGGTCCTCGGCCAGACGGCGGACACCAACGCCGCCTGGATCGCCGCCAGGCTGGTCGCATGCGGCATCGCGCCTGAATACCACCAGGCGGTCCGCGACGACCAGGACGCCATCATAGAAGCCGTAAAAAATGCGGCCGGCAAGGCCGAGCTCATTATCGTCTCCGGCGGGCTTGGCCCCACCCCGGATGATCTGACCCGCCAGGCCATGGCCGCGGCCGGCGAAGCGCCCCTGGTCTTACATGCGCCTTCCCTTAAAAAACTGGAAAAAACTTTCAAGACGCGCGGCTGGAAAATGACCGCCAATAACCGGATCCAGGCCATGTTCCCGCAAAACGCGATTGTGCTGGATAACCCCGTCGGCACTGCTCCGGGTTTCGGGATGCCCCTGGGAAAAGCAAAAATCATGGTGATGCCCGGCGTGCCGAAGGAAATGAAAGCGATGTTTGCCCGACACATCGCGCCGGTCATCATGTCAAAAAAACGTTCCGGGGTGCAGACCATGAAATTGAATGTTTTCGGCATGGGCGAGTCAATGGCGGCCGCCAAACTGGGTGAATTGATGCGGCGCGACCGCAACCCGCTCGTTGGAACAACAGTCTCCGCCGGGATAATCTCAATCAGAATACGCGGCGTATTCAAAAACGCCGCCAAAGGGCGGCAAGCCATGCGCGGAACCGCCGATAAAATCAGGCGTTTATTGGGGCGCGCGGTCTTCAGCGAAGGCGATGAAAGCCTGCCGGAAGCGGTCGGAAAAATGCTTGCGGCCGCGCGCAAAACAGTCGCTACCGCCGAAAGCTGCACGGCCGGAATGCTGGCCGCCATGCTGACCGAGACGCCCGGCGCCAGCAGGTATTTTACGGGCGGTTGGATTGTCTATGCCAACCGGATGAAAACCGAAAATCTCGGCGTGCCGGAGGAGCTGATCCTCGGGAACGGCGCGGTCAGCGCGGCCGTCGCGAAAAAAATGGCCGGCGGCGCCCTCTTAAAATCGGGGGCCGATTACGCTCTGGCAATAACCGGCATCGCCGGGCCGGACGGCGGCGCGCCGCGCAAGAAAGTCGGCACGGTCTGGATTGCGCTGGCGGAAAGGAAGTCCGGCGGCATTCACGCCGAAAAATCCCTTTTCCCCGGCGACCGCGCCATGGTGCGCGACCGGGCCGCGAAAACAGCGCTCAACATGCTGAGATTGAATATTCTTTCTGGCCTCAGGGAATGGGTTCCACAGAGATGA
- a CDS encoding proton-conducting transporter membrane subunit, translated as MNPKVLLIVLIGAPVLGSCLLPLLGRYSPKARNLIAFLAVSVSFLCALALLPAVIKGGLILVSLNFGFGHDLFVADQLAVFMALVSSLVGAVIVFYSFDYISHYPNQGEYYFMVVLFLGSMMGLVFAANLIVLYVFWELTAFASWRLIGFFREPAHVLRADKAFLMTFFGALLMLIGFIAVQQQAGSFDLAAVKHAFQGRVAPDYIVLLILAGLFAKSATLPLQTWLPDAGIAPSPVTALLHAAVLVKIGVYVYARLLIATLPVADIWHVIVPALAGLSALVAAGAALLETDLKRIIAYSTISQIGFIFLGFAVNNQLAAAGALLYILMHGLAKGGLFLCAGIIEQKTHTKDITKMGGLIASMPVTAVSFLVCAFSVMGLPPLGGFFSKYGVIAGAVSGGQLWLALLFVATAILTIVYLMRVFVIVFMGAAPAGAAVEGSPRMVFSVALLAFLSVIGGIFIMPSFGFAASAVQQVMGLIGSFP; from the coding sequence GTGAATCCGAAAGTGTTATTAATAGTATTGATTGGCGCGCCCGTGCTGGGATCATGCCTTTTACCCCTCCTGGGGCGTTATTCGCCGAAGGCGCGCAATTTAATTGCTTTTCTGGCGGTTTCCGTGTCCTTTCTGTGCGCGCTTGCGCTCCTGCCGGCGGTCATTAAGGGCGGCCTGATCTTGGTCTCATTGAATTTCGGGTTCGGCCATGACCTCTTTGTCGCCGACCAGCTGGCCGTCTTCATGGCGCTGGTCTCGTCGCTGGTCGGGGCCGTGATTGTTTTTTACTCTTTTGATTATATCAGCCATTATCCGAACCAGGGCGAGTATTATTTCATGGTGGTCCTTTTCCTCGGCTCCATGATGGGGCTTGTTTTTGCCGCCAACCTGATTGTGCTTTATGTTTTCTGGGAATTAACCGCCTTTGCCAGCTGGCGTCTGATCGGGTTTTTCCGCGAGCCGGCGCACGTTTTGCGGGCGGACAAGGCTTTTTTGATGACGTTTTTCGGAGCGCTGCTGATGCTGATCGGTTTCATTGCCGTTCAACAGCAGGCCGGTTCATTTGATCTGGCGGCGGTTAAGCATGCGTTTCAGGGCCGGGTCGCGCCGGATTATATTGTGCTGCTTATTCTGGCCGGACTCTTCGCCAAATCGGCCACTCTGCCGCTGCAGACCTGGCTGCCGGACGCCGGTATCGCTCCTTCGCCGGTAACGGCGCTGCTGCATGCCGCGGTGCTCGTCAAAATCGGCGTCTATGTTTATGCGCGCCTCCTGATAGCCACGCTGCCGGTGGCCGACATCTGGCATGTGATCGTGCCCGCCCTGGCCGGCTTGAGCGCCCTGGTGGCGGCCGGCGCGGCGCTGCTTGAGACCGATCTGAAACGGATCATTGCCTATTCAACGATCAGCCAGATCGGTTTTATTTTCCTGGGATTCGCCGTCAACAATCAACTCGCCGCCGCCGGCGCGCTTTTATATATTTTAATGCACGGTCTTGCGAAGGGCGGGCTTTTTCTTTGCGCCGGCATTATTGAACAGAAAACACACACCAAGGATATCACCAAGATGGGCGGTCTGATCGCCAGCATGCCGGTTACCGCGGTTTCATTCCTGGTTTGCGCCTTTTCGGTCATGGGGCTTCCGCCACTCGGCGGATTTTTCAGCAAGTACGGGGTGATTGCCGGCGCGGTTTCCGGCGGACAGCTTTGGCTGGCCCTTTTGTTCGTGGCCACGGCCATACTGACGATTGTGTATCTCATGCGCGTTTTCGTGATCGTGTTCATGGGGGCCGCTCCAGCCGGGGCGGCGGTTGAAGGCTCGCCCCGCATGGTTTTTTCAGTGGCTTTGCTGGCCTTTCTTTCCGTAATCGGCGGCATTTTTATCATGCCTTCTTTCGGCTTTGCCGCTTCGGCCGTTCAGCAAGTGATGGGATTGATCGGATCGTTCCCTTGA
- a CDS encoding proton-conducting transporter membrane subunit, producing the protein MNALLFTILIPAVGGLIVLCHGKAHRVARNVLILLIAAANFALAWQLFGSSGQMLIPWAPFGMDFNLRLYHFSGFIMLATAAFCFGICLYSIAFMAAHRHSGQFFAYLFFSIAFANGAALADNLVLLLFFWEGLLLTLFGMIAIGSPTAHKTAVKALIIAGGADLCLMFGIALCGKLAGTLTISRISLPLDFMGSLAFIFLMIGAIGKAGAIPFHTWIPDAAIDAPLPFMALVPAAMEKLLGIYFLARISLDMFQMNVASSMTHLLMIVGAVTVLVAVAMALIQTDYKRLLAYHAVSQVGYMILGIGTALPVGIVGGLFHMVNHAMYKCCLFLTAGAVEKQTGTTDLNKLGGLAARMPFTFICFVVAAASISGVPPFNGFFSKELVYDGALARGQWYYWAALAGSFLTAASFLKLGHAAFFGKGAAGVGRVKEAPFFMLLPMICLAGLCVFFGLYNAFPLQNLIQPVLGTAMEGHDFSGWPESRKLVLFTVAALVLALLNHIYGVRRAGRGLGAADHIHYAPVLSWLYAKAERRVFDPYEIGLRFCRAIAVSALAIDRAVNWISDFFAVGLSLNLARWISARHSGSYAVYLAWSVAGLAVLIVWIMR; encoded by the coding sequence ATGAACGCATTATTATTCACCATATTGATTCCGGCCGTCGGCGGGTTGATTGTGTTGTGTCATGGCAAAGCGCATCGCGTGGCGCGCAATGTTTTAATCCTGCTGATTGCGGCGGCCAATTTTGCCTTGGCGTGGCAGCTTTTCGGGTCTTCCGGCCAGATGCTCATTCCGTGGGCGCCCTTTGGCATGGATTTTAACCTGCGGCTGTATCATTTCAGCGGTTTTATTATGCTGGCGACCGCCGCTTTCTGCTTTGGCATCTGCCTGTACAGCATTGCCTTCATGGCCGCGCACCGTCATTCCGGCCAGTTTTTCGCGTATCTTTTCTTTTCAATCGCTTTTGCCAACGGCGCGGCGCTCGCCGACAACCTGGTTTTACTGCTTTTTTTCTGGGAAGGCCTGCTCCTGACGCTTTTCGGCATGATTGCCATCGGATCCCCGACCGCCCACAAGACGGCGGTCAAGGCGCTGATTATTGCCGGCGGCGCCGACCTGTGCCTGATGTTCGGCATCGCGCTCTGCGGAAAACTGGCCGGCACCCTGACTATTTCGCGGATCAGTCTGCCTCTGGATTTCATGGGGAGTCTCGCGTTCATTTTTCTCATGATCGGCGCGATCGGCAAAGCCGGCGCGATTCCTTTTCACACCTGGATTCCGGACGCGGCCATTGACGCGCCGCTTCCTTTCATGGCGCTTGTGCCGGCGGCCATGGAAAAACTGCTGGGCATTTATTTCCTGGCGCGCATTTCTCTGGACATGTTCCAGATGAACGTCGCCTCGTCAATGACCCATCTGCTGATGATCGTGGGGGCGGTAACCGTCCTGGTGGCGGTTGCCATGGCGCTCATCCAGACCGATTATAAACGGCTGCTTGCTTATCACGCGGTTTCCCAGGTCGGTTACATGATCCTGGGCATCGGCACCGCCCTGCCCGTCGGCATTGTCGGCGGCCTTTTCCACATGGTCAATCACGCCATGTACAAATGCTGTCTTTTTCTTACGGCCGGCGCGGTGGAGAAACAGACCGGCACGACCGATTTAAACAAGCTCGGGGGCCTGGCGGCGCGCATGCCGTTCACCTTCATCTGCTTCGTGGTTGCGGCCGCCTCAATTTCCGGCGTGCCGCCTTTTAACGGGTTCTTTTCAAAGGAGCTCGTTTATGACGGCGCCCTGGCGCGCGGCCAATGGTATTACTGGGCGGCGCTGGCCGGTTCTTTCCTGACGGCCGCCTCTTTTCTCAAACTGGGCCATGCCGCCTTTTTCGGCAAAGGCGCGGCCGGCGTGGGGCGGGTTAAAGAAGCGCCCTTTTTTATGCTCCTGCCGATGATATGCCTGGCGGGGTTGTGCGTGTTTTTCGGCTTATACAACGCGTTTCCGCTTCAAAATCTTATCCAGCCGGTGCTCGGGACGGCCATGGAAGGGCATGATTTTTCAGGCTGGCCGGAAAGCCGGAAGCTGGTGTTGTTTACGGTGGCAGCCCTGGTTCTGGCTTTGCTCAATCACATTTACGGCGTGCGGCGCGCCGGCCGCGGTCTCGGCGCGGCAGACCACATCCATTACGCCCCCGTTCTTTCGTGGTTGTATGCGAAAGCCGAACGGCGGGTTTTTGACCCCTATGAAATCGGCCTGCGGTTTTGCCGTGCGATCGCCGTTTCCGCCCTGGCCATTGACCGCGCGGTCAACTGGATCAGCGATTTTTTTGCCGTGGGGTTGTCCTTGAACCTGGCGCGCTGGATCAGCGCCAGGCATTCCGGCAGTTACGCGGTTTATCTGGCCTGGTCGGTGGCCGGCCTGGCGGTTTTGATAGTCTGGATTATGCGTTGA
- a CDS encoding proton-conducting transporter membrane subunit, whose product MLTLLLIVPLAAVLFCNLPFSFLRRSIIPLAVLLAVLQALVAVFLPEATAMSFVLPLFADGFSRVMLLAIAIVSASALLVGRVTFADERTRCNFASLVLLAVLGMNGVALCADLFSIYVFVEVAAVSSFVLIASEKSRAGLEGAFKYFVLSAAASIAMLSAVALFFLVSGSTGFAAVALALRALPGQPLVLLALALFIGGLFIKSGLMPFHGWVPDAYASAPSAVSVLLAGIVTKTTGVYVLMRVMADVCWLDRAGDVIMLAGAFTLAAAAFAAMAQSDMRRMLAYSSISQVGYIILSFGIGTPLGMAGAIFHLFNHSVFKSLLFVNAAAVEKQTGLRDMNAMGGLAQKMPLTGAASVIGLLSTAGVPPLAGFWSKLVIILALWQAGHYVYAVIAVLASLVTLTYFLIMQRKIFFGLLRPGFEKVTEAFGMAAPVILLAALTVAIGLAIPFIKGTFLLPLTGM is encoded by the coding sequence ATGTTGACCCTGCTTTTAATCGTTCCTTTGGCGGCGGTTTTGTTTTGCAACCTGCCGTTTTCGTTCCTGCGCAGGAGCATTATTCCCCTGGCCGTTCTTTTGGCCGTCCTGCAGGCGCTGGTTGCCGTGTTTTTACCGGAGGCAACGGCCATGTCTTTTGTCCTGCCGCTTTTTGCGGACGGATTTTCAAGGGTTATGCTGTTGGCGATCGCGATTGTTTCCGCGTCCGCTTTGCTGGTCGGCCGGGTTACGTTTGCCGATGAAAGAACGCGCTGCAATTTTGCCAGCCTGGTCCTGCTGGCCGTGCTCGGCATGAACGGCGTGGCGCTTTGCGCCGATTTGTTTTCCATTTATGTTTTTGTGGAGGTCGCCGCGGTTTCATCCTTTGTCCTGATCGCCTCGGAAAAGAGCCGCGCGGGGCTGGAGGGGGCCTTCAAGTATTTTGTCCTCTCGGCCGCGGCTTCCATCGCCATGCTCTCGGCCGTGGCGCTCTTTTTCCTTGTCTCGGGCTCCACCGGATTTGCCGCCGTGGCGCTGGCCTTGCGGGCGCTTCCCGGCCAGCCGCTCGTCCTGCTGGCGCTGGCGCTTTTCATCGGCGGCCTTTTTATCAAGTCGGGGCTCATGCCCTTTCACGGCTGGGTTCCGGACGCGTACGCTTCCGCGCCTTCCGCGGTTTCGGTGCTGCTGGCCGGCATCGTTACCAAGACCACCGGCGTCTATGTGTTGATGCGCGTCATGGCGGACGTTTGCTGGCTTGACCGCGCCGGAGATGTTATCATGCTGGCGGGAGCCTTCACGCTTGCGGCGGCCGCTTTTGCGGCCATGGCGCAGAGCGACATGCGGCGGATGCTGGCCTATTCCAGCATCAGCCAGGTGGGGTATATAATCCTGAGTTTCGGGATCGGCACGCCGCTGGGCATGGCCGGCGCAATTTTCCATCTTTTCAACCATTCCGTTTTCAAATCGCTTCTCTTTGTCAACGCGGCGGCGGTGGAAAAGCAGACCGGTCTGCGCGACATGAACGCCATGGGCGGTCTGGCGCAGAAAATGCCGTTGACTGGCGCGGCTTCGGTGATCGGGCTTTTGTCCACGGCGGGTGTCCCGCCTCTGGCCGGCTTCTGGAGCAAGCTGGTCATTATCCTGGCTTTATGGCAGGCGGGGCATTACGTTTATGCCGTTATTGCCGTTCTGGCCAGCCTGGTAACGCTGACTTATTTTCTCATAATGCAGAGAAAAATTTTCTTCGGACTTTTGCGCCCCGGTTTTGAGAAGGTTACCGAGGCTTTTGGCATGGCCGCGCCGGTTATTTTGCTGGCGGCGCTCACCGTGGCCATTGGGTTGGCAATACCGTTTATTAAAGGAACGTTTCTTCTGCCGTTGACGGGGATGTAA
- a CDS encoding NADH-quinone oxidoreductase subunit K produces the protein MANMFPIFAGAIVFVLALGLYYVITAGNVIRILIGVELMIKAVTLAIILAGRLAGRPALAQCLAITLIVVEVAVIAVAAGITVGIFRRNGSLDTSELKTLKG, from the coding sequence ATGGCGAACATGTTTCCAATCTTTGCGGGTGCGATCGTTTTTGTCCTGGCGCTCGGGTTGTATTACGTTATCACGGCCGGCAACGTCATCCGCATCCTGATCGGGGTGGAGCTTATGATCAAGGCCGTGACGCTCGCCATTATTCTGGCGGGGCGGCTGGCGGGCCGGCCGGCGCTGGCGCAGTGCCTGGCGATAACGTTGATTGTGGTGGAAGTGGCGGTGATTGCCGTTGCCGCGGGCATAACGGTCGGGATTTTCAGGCGGAACGGATCTCTGGACACGTCGGAATTGAAAACATTGAAAGGCTGA
- a CDS encoding NADH-quinone oxidoreductase subunit B family protein, with the protein MGMVKKIVTWARIKSPWIIHFNTGACNACDIEIVAALTPRFDIERFGVLLKGTPRHADVLVCSGPVTRQIRERVIRIYEQMTQPKFVVAVGTCACSGGVFRGCYNVKGGIDAVIPVSAYIPGCPARPEAIIDGVVKLLASLKN; encoded by the coding sequence ATGGGCATGGTAAAAAAGATTGTAACCTGGGCGCGGATCAAATCGCCCTGGATTATCCATTTCAACACGGGCGCGTGCAACGCCTGCGATATTGAGATTGTCGCGGCCCTGACGCCGCGTTTTGATATTGAACGCTTCGGCGTGCTTTTGAAGGGCACCCCGCGCCATGCCGACGTGCTGGTCTGTTCCGGCCCGGTAACGCGCCAGATCAGGGAGCGGGTCATCCGCATTTACGAGCAGATGACCCAGCCGAAATTTGTCGTGGCGGTTGGAACCTGCGCCTGTTCCGGCGGGGTATTCCGCGGATGTTATAATGTCAAGGGCGGTATTGACGCGGTCATCCCGGTTTCGGCCTATATTCCCGGATGCCCGGCGCGGCCCGAGGCGATCATTGACGGCGTGGTTAAACTGCTGGCCTCGTTGAAAAACTGA
- a CDS encoding NADH-quinone oxidoreductase subunit C, which yields MTKEEEISGRILAQFPFLDGKTRVQRARRIWVETPGDKFDGVLNWLVDKEAFNNLCTITGQDEGEVFSITYHLARKDGIVLNLKVMVARQKPEWKSVASWFPGCVNYEREIAGLFGVQFANLPPGPRYPLPDDWPEGEYPLRKDWKQENPDGENK from the coding sequence ATGACAAAAGAAGAAGAAATCAGCGGTCGGATTCTCGCCCAGTTTCCCTTCCTTGACGGGAAAACGCGGGTTCAGCGCGCGCGGCGGATCTGGGTGGAGACGCCCGGCGACAAATTTGACGGCGTGCTGAACTGGCTGGTTGACAAGGAAGCTTTCAATAATTTATGCACGATCACCGGCCAGGACGAAGGCGAGGTGTTTTCAATCACCTATCACCTGGCGCGCAAGGACGGGATTGTCCTGAACCTGAAGGTAATGGTTGCCAGGCAAAAACCGGAATGGAAGTCGGTCGCTTCGTGGTTTCCGGGCTGCGTTAATTATGAGCGCGAAATTGCCGGCCTGTTCGGGGTGCAGTTTGCAAATCTGCCGCCCGGGCCGCGTTATCCGCTGCCCGACGACTGGCCGGAAGGGGAATATCCCCTGCGCAAGGACTGGAAACAGGAAAATCCGGACGGGGAAAACAAATGA